In Variovorax paradoxus, a single genomic region encodes these proteins:
- a CDS encoding thiazole synthase has product MNTTHDDPLVLYGETFQSRLLLGTARYPSPDLLEAAVKRAKPAMLTASLRRQTANQGSGNSDLGNGFWELLRRLEVPVLPNTAGCHSVQEVVATAQMARELFGTPWIKLELIGDDYTLQPDTLNLVDAASQLIREGFKVLPYCTEDLVLCQRLVDVGCQAVMPWAAPIGTGRGPVNPYALQVLRDRLKVPMLVDAGLGLPSHACQVMEWGYDGVLLNTAVALAQDPVAMAGAFSDAVQAGRAAHRAGAMASQDAAQASTPVLGTPFWHHAP; this is encoded by the coding sequence ATGAACACCACGCATGACGACCCGCTGGTTCTCTACGGCGAGACCTTCCAGAGCCGGCTGCTGCTGGGCACAGCACGCTACCCGTCGCCCGACCTGCTGGAAGCCGCGGTGAAGCGCGCGAAACCCGCAATGCTGACCGCCTCGCTGCGCCGCCAGACCGCGAACCAGGGCTCCGGCAACAGCGACCTGGGCAACGGTTTCTGGGAGCTGCTGCGCCGCCTCGAGGTGCCGGTGCTGCCCAACACCGCCGGCTGCCACAGCGTGCAGGAGGTGGTCGCCACCGCGCAGATGGCGCGCGAGCTTTTCGGCACGCCCTGGATCAAGCTCGAACTGATCGGCGACGACTACACGCTGCAACCCGACACGCTCAACCTCGTCGACGCGGCATCGCAGCTGATTCGCGAGGGCTTCAAGGTGCTGCCCTATTGCACCGAAGACCTGGTGCTCTGCCAGCGGCTGGTCGATGTCGGCTGCCAGGCCGTGATGCCGTGGGCCGCGCCCATCGGTACCGGGCGCGGGCCGGTCAACCCCTATGCGCTGCAGGTGCTGCGCGACCGACTGAAGGTGCCGATGCTGGTGGACGCCGGCCTGGGCCTGCCCTCGCATGCGTGCCAGGTGATGGAGTGGGGCTACGACGGCGTGCTGCTCAACACGGCGGTGGCGCTGGCGCAAGACCCGGTGGCTATGGCCGGCGCTTTTTCCGATGCGGTGCAGGCCGGCCGCGCCGCGCACCGAGCCGGCGCCATGGCCTCGCAGGACGCCGCGCAAGCCAGCACGCCGGTGCTCGGCACGCCCTTCTGGCACCACGCGCCATGA
- the thiE gene encoding thiamine phosphate synthase, with the protein MTAAINDARAIAQAIVAAHGLRFGAITAAPVSAPVFSSDDPVYRGAKQACSALGFIEIDAECLAHAWRAQTLRLSNFDAALWPDAPADFGMRPFPPTARDDAFPPCPERLGLYAVLPDAQWVGRMARAGVPTVQLRFKSEDAAAIEREVQAAVEAVRGTAALLFINDHWQVAIAAGAYGIHLGQEDLDALSPDQLAQLRASGARLGVSTHGYAEMVRADKVSPSYIAMGAVYPTTLKKMATAPQGVARLGAYARLLRGYPQVGIGGIDAVRLPEVLATGVGSVAVVRALVAAEDPEATAEQWMTAMNSSAAGN; encoded by the coding sequence ATGACAGCGGCGATCAATGACGCCCGCGCCATCGCGCAAGCCATCGTCGCGGCCCACGGGTTGCGCTTCGGTGCCATCACTGCCGCGCCCGTGAGCGCGCCGGTCTTCTCGTCGGACGACCCGGTCTACCGTGGCGCCAAGCAGGCCTGCTCGGCACTCGGCTTCATCGAGATCGATGCCGAATGCCTCGCCCATGCCTGGCGCGCGCAGACGCTGCGCCTGAGCAACTTCGACGCCGCGCTGTGGCCCGACGCGCCCGCCGATTTCGGCATGCGGCCGTTTCCACCGACCGCGCGCGACGATGCGTTTCCGCCTTGCCCCGAGCGCCTCGGCCTCTACGCCGTGCTGCCCGACGCGCAATGGGTCGGCCGCATGGCGCGCGCCGGTGTGCCGACGGTGCAGCTGCGCTTCAAGTCCGAGGACGCGGCGGCCATCGAGCGCGAAGTGCAGGCCGCTGTCGAAGCGGTGCGCGGCACCGCTGCGCTGCTCTTCATCAACGACCACTGGCAGGTCGCGATTGCGGCCGGCGCCTACGGCATCCATCTGGGCCAGGAAGACCTGGACGCACTCTCGCCCGATCAGCTGGCGCAGTTGCGCGCCTCGGGCGCGCGGCTCGGCGTGAGCACGCACGGCTATGCCGAGATGGTGCGCGCCGACAAGGTGAGCCCGAGCTACATCGCGATGGGCGCCGTATACCCGACCACGCTCAAGAAGATGGCGACCGCGCCGCAGGGCGTGGCGCGGCTCGGAGCCTATGCGCGCCTGCTGCGCGGCTATCCGCAGGTGGGCATCGGCGGCATCGACGCGGTGCGCCTGCCCGAAGTGCTGGCCACGGGCGTTGGCTCCGTCGCCGTGGTGCGCGCACTGGTCGCGGCCGAAGACCCCGAGGCCACGGCCGAGCAATGGATGACGGCAATGAACAGCAGCGCCGCCGGCAACTGA
- a CDS encoding TonB-dependent siderophore receptor, translating to MNLPKPPLSFSPWQLSPVSRALAVVLFTAACGAQAQQAALREVTVNEGAAAPQADISGFGDVPLRELPISATVIDSQQLRASGARRLADLTQFDASVTDAYNSAGYWDYLTVRGFVLDNRFNYRREGLPISAETSIPLDNKERVEILRGTSGIQAGTSAPGGLVNYVVKRPTEQDLRTVRIETTSRGSLLGAIDLGGRFGENREFGYRINVASENLKPITHDLDGNRNLFSLAADWRITRDSVLEFEIEQSRKTQPSQNGYSLLGSVLPRPVDPRINLNNQPWSQPSVFKALTGTVRFSQAINTDWRWTAQIGQQRLKSDDRLAYAFGCSAEGNYDRYCSDGTFDVYDFRSDNERRTQTAGSLNLKGNVTTGSVKHELGFGLLQSRVRNRFQDQAYNYAGTGNIWGTAMVPANPDATTPQTNRDERSTELSVQDAIRWNDRFTTWLGVRHTRLDRSSIGNDGSNPTSYKQDVTTPWIAASYAIQPGLLAYASWGKGVESQVVPNRISQYSNAGQALPALTSRQWELGLKGGSDAFNWQVAWFDISRPMTNLDLCSGYCEVRNDGRAVHRGLEAGAQWTQGPWRLGGSVAVIDAKRRGSTENPALNGQSPTNVPKEVLRAQAAYRVASVPGLEIAGQLSYEGRRNVLPDGSITLPSWTRVDAVLRYDTKLRGVNTSWTLAVDNLFDRRYWKESPYQFSHVYLFPGAPRTLRLGVSIAL from the coding sequence ATGAATCTACCCAAGCCCCCTCTTTCTTTTTCCCCCTGGCAGCTCTCGCCCGTTTCACGCGCACTGGCCGTCGTTCTTTTCACCGCCGCATGCGGCGCGCAGGCACAGCAGGCCGCATTGCGCGAAGTCACCGTCAATGAAGGCGCCGCCGCGCCGCAGGCCGACATCAGCGGCTTCGGCGACGTGCCGCTGCGCGAGCTGCCGATTTCCGCCACGGTGATCGACAGCCAGCAACTGCGCGCCAGCGGCGCGCGCCGGCTCGCGGACCTCACGCAGTTCGACGCCTCCGTCACCGACGCCTACAACTCCGCCGGTTACTGGGACTACCTGACGGTGCGCGGCTTCGTGCTGGACAACCGCTTCAACTACCGGCGCGAAGGCCTGCCGATCAGCGCCGAGACCTCGATCCCGCTGGACAACAAGGAGCGCGTGGAGATCCTGCGCGGCACCAGCGGCATCCAGGCCGGCACCAGCGCGCCGGGCGGCCTCGTCAACTACGTCGTCAAGCGGCCGACCGAGCAGGACCTGCGCACGGTGCGCATCGAGACCACCAGCCGCGGCAGCCTGCTGGGCGCCATCGACCTGGGTGGGCGCTTCGGCGAGAACCGCGAGTTCGGCTATCGCATCAACGTGGCGAGCGAAAACCTCAAGCCGATCACGCACGACCTCGACGGCAACCGCAACCTGTTCTCGCTCGCGGCCGACTGGCGCATCACGCGCGACTCGGTGCTGGAGTTCGAGATCGAGCAAAGCCGCAAGACGCAGCCGAGCCAGAACGGCTACAGCCTGCTCGGCAGCGTTCTGCCCAGGCCAGTCGATCCGCGCATCAACCTCAACAACCAGCCGTGGTCGCAGCCCTCGGTGTTCAAGGCGCTGACGGGCACCGTGCGTTTCAGCCAGGCGATCAATACCGACTGGCGCTGGACCGCGCAGATCGGCCAGCAGCGCCTGAAGAGCGACGACCGGCTGGCCTACGCCTTCGGCTGCAGCGCCGAGGGCAACTACGACCGCTACTGCTCCGACGGCACCTTCGATGTCTACGACTTCCGCAGCGACAACGAACGCCGCACGCAGACGGCTGGCAGCCTGAACCTCAAGGGCAACGTGACCACCGGCAGCGTGAAGCACGAACTGGGCTTCGGCCTGCTGCAAAGCCGCGTGCGCAATCGCTTCCAGGACCAGGCCTACAACTACGCGGGCACCGGCAACATCTGGGGCACGGCCATGGTGCCGGCCAACCCCGATGCCACCACGCCGCAGACCAATCGCGACGAGCGCTCGACCGAACTGTCGGTGCAGGACGCCATCCGCTGGAACGACCGCTTCACCACCTGGCTCGGCGTGCGCCACACGCGGCTGGACCGCAGCAGCATCGGCAACGACGGCTCGAACCCGACGAGCTACAAGCAGGACGTGACCACGCCCTGGATCGCGGCGAGCTACGCCATCCAGCCGGGCTTGCTGGCCTATGCAAGCTGGGGCAAGGGCGTGGAGTCGCAGGTCGTGCCGAACAGGATCTCGCAGTACAGCAACGCCGGGCAGGCCCTGCCCGCGCTGACTTCGCGCCAATGGGAGCTGGGCCTGAAGGGCGGCAGCGATGCATTCAACTGGCAGGTCGCATGGTTCGACATTTCGCGGCCGATGACCAATCTCGACCTGTGCAGCGGTTATTGCGAAGTGCGCAACGACGGCCGCGCGGTGCATCGGGGGCTGGAGGCCGGCGCGCAATGGACCCAGGGGCCGTGGCGCCTGGGCGGCAGCGTCGCCGTGATCGACGCCAAGCGGCGCGGCAGCACCGAGAACCCGGCGCTCAACGGGCAGTCGCCGACCAATGTGCCGAAGGAAGTGTTGCGGGCACAGGCCGCGTACCGCGTCGCCTCGGTGCCGGGGCTGGAGATCGCAGGCCAGCTTTCGTACGAAGGCCGACGCAACGTGCTGCCCGACGGGTCGATCACGCTGCCTTCGTGGACCCGCGTCGACGCAGTGCTGCGCTACGACACCAAGCTGCGCGGCGTGAACACGAGCTGGACGCTCGCGGTCGACAACCTGTTCGACCGCCGCTACTGGAAGGAGTCGCCATACCAGTTCAGCCACGTCTACCTGTTTCCGGGTGCGCCGCGCACGCTGCGTCTTGGCGTGAGCATCGCGCTGTGA
- a CDS encoding GyrI-like domain-containing protein yields the protein MHRLAGPYARINAAVQSLYARWLPGSGYEPDDRPTLEHYLNSPRTVSQADLRTDLLIPIRHASKP from the coding sequence GTGCATCGCCTGGCCGGCCCTTATGCGCGCATCAACGCAGCCGTGCAATCTCTCTATGCGCGATGGCTGCCCGGCAGCGGCTACGAGCCCGACGACCGGCCCACGCTGGAGCACTACCTGAATTCACCGCGCACGGTCTCTCAAGCCGACTTGCGCACCGACCTGCTGATTCCGATTCGCCACGCCAGCAAGCCGTGA
- a CDS encoding YnfA family protein produces MRTFLLFVATALAEIIGCYLPYLWLKQDRTAWLLVPAAISLAAFAWLLTLHEAAAGRVYAAYGGVYIGVAIIWLWAVDGIRPTGWDMAGVAVCLAGMGLIAFQPR; encoded by the coding sequence ATGCGCACTTTTCTTCTGTTCGTTGCGACGGCTCTCGCGGAAATCATCGGCTGCTATCTGCCTTACCTGTGGCTCAAGCAGGACCGCACGGCCTGGCTGCTGGTGCCCGCGGCGATCAGTCTCGCGGCCTTCGCATGGCTGCTGACCTTGCATGAAGCGGCGGCGGGCCGTGTCTATGCGGCCTACGGCGGCGTGTACATCGGCGTGGCGATCATCTGGTTGTGGGCGGTCGACGGCATCCGGCCGACTGGATGGGACATGGCCGGTGTCGCGGTGTGTCTCGCGGGCATGGGGCTCATCGCGTTCCAGCCGCGGTAG
- a CDS encoding GreA/GreB family elongation factor, with protein sequence MPATILGERTLTELDFVRLGKLAGGAIPPALSDLLDVADILPSREVPADIVTMNSQVEIEDPATRQKQKITLCYPDDAQPGAGCVSVLSPVGIGLLGQRAGALARWHMPNGAEGEARVVSVLFQPEANGNYLS encoded by the coding sequence ATGCCTGCAACCATTCTCGGAGAGCGCACGCTCACCGAACTCGACTTCGTCCGCCTCGGCAAACTGGCGGGCGGCGCCATTCCGCCGGCCTTGTCCGACCTGCTCGACGTGGCCGACATCCTGCCCTCGCGCGAGGTGCCCGCGGACATCGTCACGATGAACTCGCAAGTCGAGATCGAAGACCCGGCCACCCGCCAGAAGCAGAAAATCACCCTCTGCTATCCCGACGACGCCCAGCCCGGCGCGGGCTGCGTGTCGGTGCTGTCGCCTGTCGGCATCGGCCTGCTCGGACAGCGTGCCGGCGCGCTTGCGCGCTGGCACATGCCCAACGGCGCGGAAGGCGAGGCGCGCGTGGTCTCGGTGCTGTTCCAGCCCGAAGCCAACGGCAATTACCTGTCCTGA
- a CDS encoding CsgG/HfaB family protein: MAFSKLSLASALAGLLALSGCQTMDMQMGSQSAKTVATGSAAGGATSGESSQLERCDSPLGTVSLIENQSAGWYTVLTGEYKLPPTANLLRLLVQQSNCFVVVERGAAGMNAMTRERALQQSGEMRGGSNFGRGQMVASDYGLSPEIVFSNSDAGGLGGALGGLVGGGRGRAIAQLGASMQTKEASALLTLIDNRSGVQVAAAEGSASKTDFGGFGNLSGLSAAGGIGGYTRTPQGKVIAAAFMDAFNQMVRSLRNYKAQTVRGQGLGGGGRLGVDGGAAPSQTYVPAEKPAPTRRRSK, encoded by the coding sequence ATGGCTTTTTCCAAACTTTCTCTCGCAAGCGCACTCGCCGGCCTGCTGGCCCTTTCGGGTTGCCAGACCATGGACATGCAAATGGGCAGCCAGTCGGCCAAGACCGTGGCCACCGGCAGCGCCGCCGGCGGAGCGACCTCCGGCGAAAGCAGCCAGCTCGAGCGCTGCGACTCCCCGCTGGGCACGGTTTCGCTGATCGAGAACCAGAGCGCCGGCTGGTACACGGTGCTCACCGGCGAATACAAGCTGCCGCCCACCGCCAACCTGCTGCGCCTGCTGGTGCAGCAATCGAACTGCTTCGTCGTGGTCGAGCGCGGCGCCGCCGGCATGAACGCCATGACGCGTGAACGCGCGCTGCAGCAGTCGGGCGAAATGCGCGGCGGCAGCAACTTCGGCCGCGGCCAGATGGTGGCGTCCGATTACGGCCTGTCGCCCGAAATCGTGTTCAGCAACAGCGACGCCGGTGGCCTGGGTGGCGCGCTCGGCGGCCTGGTGGGTGGCGGCCGTGGCCGTGCCATCGCGCAGCTCGGCGCCAGCATGCAGACCAAGGAAGCCAGCGCGCTGCTGACCCTGATCGACAACCGCTCCGGCGTGCAGGTCGCGGCCGCGGAAGGCAGCGCCTCCAAGACCGACTTCGGCGGCTTCGGCAACCTGAGCGGCCTTTCCGCCGCCGGTGGCATCGGCGGCTACACGCGAACGCCCCAAGGCAAGGTGATTGCCGCCGCCTTCATGGACGCCTTCAACCAGATGGTCCGTTCGCTGCGCAACTACAAGGCGCAGACGGTGCGCGGCCAGGGCCTCGGCGGCGGTGGCCGCCTGGGCGTGGACGGCGGCGCCGCGCCGTCGCAGACCTACGTGCCGGCCGAGAAGCCGGCGCCCACGCGACGCCGCAGCAAGTAA
- a CDS encoding response regulator transcription factor, protein MTPATQVALVEDDTGMRQRIARVVDADPLLSLAFSASNATDILAWLNENPVDVLLVDLGLPDRPGLQVISQCRTMQPACAVMVLSIFGDEANMVQAFEAGASGYLLKDGTETELATHIRHLRAGGSPMSPVIARQLLRRWQARAGTAAPAKPAASSPFGGGSIRPERLSPREFEVLDLVSRGFTYVEVGTQMGVSASTVQTHIRNIYGKLDVHNKSEAVFEARNLGWLP, encoded by the coding sequence ATGACGCCGGCAACGCAGGTTGCCCTGGTCGAAGACGACACCGGCATGCGCCAGCGCATCGCGCGCGTGGTCGACGCGGATCCGTTGCTGAGCCTGGCCTTCAGCGCCTCCAATGCCACCGACATCCTGGCCTGGCTGAACGAGAACCCGGTCGACGTGCTGCTGGTGGACCTGGGCCTGCCCGACCGCCCCGGGCTGCAGGTGATCAGCCAGTGCCGCACCATGCAGCCGGCCTGCGCGGTGATGGTGCTGTCGATCTTCGGCGACGAGGCCAACATGGTCCAGGCCTTCGAGGCCGGCGCCAGCGGCTACCTGCTGAAGGACGGCACCGAGACAGAGCTGGCCACCCACATCCGCCACCTGCGAGCGGGCGGCTCGCCCATGTCGCCGGTGATCGCGCGGCAGCTGCTGCGCCGCTGGCAGGCCCGTGCCGGCACCGCGGCGCCCGCCAAGCCGGCCGCATCGTCGCCCTTCGGCGGCGGCAGCATTCGCCCGGAGCGCCTGTCGCCGCGCGAGTTCGAGGTGCTCGACCTCGTCTCTCGTGGTTTCACCTATGTCGAAGTGGGCACGCAAATGGGAGTCTCGGCCTCGACAGTCCAAACCCATATCCGCAATATCTACGGCAAGCTGGATGTGCACAACAAATCGGAAGCGGTGTTCGAGGCCCGCAACCTCGGCTGGCTTCCCTAG
- a CDS encoding sensor histidine kinase has product MIPGGVRRWLLAALWLPLLAAMALHAHASGAEVPETPGVLDVSSAEATLEPDGLPTQVRRVPLPFRWDHEFPGLGGKASYRIELPASAVPANAPSALLMSGVGNQVAVSFNDALVASYGTLGDPGYEASKGNHLVHVAAALHREGQPQVLVVRTTIQRQRGAGLASVQYGTEASLAPIYRAQQNWRNTSAIVYAVSLLLMGGMAGGLWLRQRDALYGCFALAALSGVARNLDRVWPEVPVPWPLWGAVVAVCYACHIGFIARFVLLVLERNPPWLVRSIYAALATTVMLACASFAFALPKLWTSGLVILQVTSIVCLPYVVYGALVGRRRIAKVLMAAGSLAILAGAHDLLLVRMGLFGGAEYTLTAHAMFIFVMILAGLVVERYSRTVADYRALNANLAARIDEREAQLRGAFDTMRQQQQEQAVLLERQRIMREIHDGVGSQLVGLLNVVTQPAPDRNVVEEHVKLALDEMRMAVDSLQPTYDDLPTVLATLRYRLQPRLDAAGIELVWDVAVIPATAPFAAQAALQLQRILLEAFTNVLKHASATRIVMHASWHGEETPPLVRIMLTDNGRGLPAAPDGSRPPGHGIANMRARAQSIGAKLRIETADEHAGGTRVLMDWPCTLA; this is encoded by the coding sequence GTGATTCCCGGGGGGGTGCGCCGCTGGCTGCTGGCGGCGCTGTGGCTGCCGCTGCTCGCGGCAATGGCGCTCCACGCGCATGCCTCCGGCGCCGAGGTACCCGAAACTCCCGGCGTGCTCGACGTGAGTTCCGCCGAAGCCACCCTCGAGCCCGACGGCCTGCCGACGCAGGTGCGCCGCGTCCCCTTGCCCTTTCGCTGGGACCATGAATTTCCCGGCCTCGGCGGCAAGGCCAGCTACCGCATCGAGCTTCCCGCCTCCGCGGTGCCGGCGAACGCCCCGTCGGCGCTGCTGATGTCCGGCGTTGGCAACCAGGTGGCCGTGTCTTTCAACGATGCATTGGTGGCCAGCTACGGCACGTTGGGCGACCCGGGCTACGAGGCCTCCAAGGGCAACCACCTGGTGCATGTCGCGGCCGCGCTGCACCGGGAGGGCCAGCCGCAGGTGCTGGTGGTGCGCACCACCATCCAGCGGCAGCGCGGTGCCGGGCTGGCCAGCGTTCAGTACGGCACCGAGGCCTCGCTCGCGCCCATCTACCGCGCACAGCAGAACTGGCGCAACACCTCGGCCATCGTCTATGCGGTCAGCCTGCTGCTGATGGGCGGCATGGCGGGCGGGCTGTGGCTGCGCCAGCGCGATGCGCTCTACGGCTGCTTCGCGCTCGCCGCGCTCTCGGGCGTGGCGCGCAACCTCGACCGGGTGTGGCCCGAAGTGCCCGTGCCCTGGCCGCTGTGGGGCGCAGTGGTCGCGGTCTGCTATGCCTGCCACATCGGATTCATCGCGCGCTTCGTGCTGCTGGTGCTGGAGCGCAACCCGCCTTGGCTGGTGCGGTCGATCTACGCCGCGCTGGCCACCACCGTCATGCTGGCCTGCGCCTCTTTCGCCTTCGCGCTGCCGAAGCTGTGGACCAGCGGCCTCGTGATCCTGCAGGTGACGAGCATCGTCTGCCTGCCCTATGTGGTTTACGGCGCGCTGGTGGGGCGCCGCCGCATCGCGAAGGTGCTGATGGCGGCGGGCTCGCTCGCCATATTGGCCGGCGCGCACGACCTGCTGCTGGTGCGCATGGGCCTGTTCGGCGGCGCCGAGTACACGCTGACCGCGCATGCCATGTTCATCTTCGTGATGATCCTGGCCGGACTGGTGGTAGAGCGCTACAGCCGCACCGTGGCCGACTACAGGGCGCTCAACGCCAACCTCGCGGCCCGCATCGACGAGCGCGAGGCGCAGTTGCGCGGCGCTTTCGACACAATGCGCCAGCAGCAGCAGGAGCAGGCCGTGCTGCTGGAGCGCCAGCGCATCATGCGGGAGATCCACGACGGGGTCGGCTCGCAACTGGTGGGCCTGCTCAATGTCGTGACGCAGCCCGCGCCCGACCGCAACGTGGTCGAGGAGCACGTGAAGCTCGCGCTCGACGAGATGCGCATGGCCGTCGACTCGCTGCAACCCACCTACGACGACCTGCCGACCGTTCTGGCCACGTTGCGCTACCGCTTGCAGCCGCGCCTGGATGCGGCCGGCATCGAGCTGGTGTGGGACGTGGCCGTGATACCGGCCACCGCGCCCTTTGCCGCTCAGGCGGCCCTGCAGTTGCAGCGCATCCTGCTCGAAGCCTTCACCAACGTGCTCAAGCATGCGTCGGCCACGCGCATCGTGATGCACGCGAGTTGGCACGGCGAAGAGACGCCGCCGCTGGTGCGCATCATGCTCACCGACAACGGCCGGGGCCTGCCTGCCGCGCCCGACGGCAGCCGCCCGCCGGGGCACGGCATAGCCAACATGCGGGCGCGCGCCCAGTCGATCGGCGCCAAGTTGCGGATAGAAACCGCCGACGAACACGCCGGGGGAACGCGGGTGCTGATGGACTGGCCCTGCACCCTGGCCTGA
- a CDS encoding DegQ family serine endoprotease: MNSRLTSPRALVIALATAGVIGAVGAGAYTSARAVGAPATTNAVATAPAAMVTLPDFSTITSRDGPAVVNISVTGTMKASDDEAAAEIQGIDPDDPMFQFFRRFQGQMNPRGQQQQRDVPVRAQGSGFIVDPSGIIITNAHVVKDAKEVTVKLTDRREFRAKVLGADAKTDIAVLKIDAKNLPVLALGNTKDLKVGEWVLAIGSPFGFENTVTAGVVSAKGRSLPDDSYVPFIQTDVAVNPGNSGGPLLNTRGEVVGINSQIYSRSGGYQGLSFAIPIDVAIQVKDQIVATGKATHGRLGVAVQEVNQAFADSFKLDKPEGALVSNIEKGGPGDKAGLKAGDVIRKVNGQPIISSGDLPAVIGQQAPGKQVTLEVWRQGERQELQAKLGDASDKPAKVAKADADVGQGKLGLALRPLQPQEKREASVDNGLLIEDAAGPSALAGVQAGDVLLAINGTPAQSVEQVREVVAKATNKSVALLIQRGEDKIFVPVRIG; this comes from the coding sequence ATGAACTCCCGTCTGACTTCGCCCCGCGCCCTGGTGATTGCCTTGGCGACCGCGGGTGTGATCGGTGCCGTCGGTGCCGGTGCCTACACCAGCGCTCGCGCCGTGGGCGCGCCGGCCACCACCAACGCAGTCGCCACGGCGCCCGCGGCCATGGTCACGCTGCCCGACTTCTCGACCATCACCTCGCGCGATGGCCCGGCCGTGGTCAACATCAGCGTGACCGGCACCATGAAGGCGTCGGACGACGAGGCCGCGGCCGAGATCCAGGGCATCGACCCCGATGACCCGATGTTCCAGTTCTTCCGCCGCTTCCAGGGCCAGATGAACCCGCGCGGCCAGCAGCAGCAACGCGACGTGCCGGTGCGCGCGCAGGGTTCGGGCTTCATCGTCGACCCCAGCGGCATCATCATCACCAACGCCCACGTGGTGAAGGACGCGAAGGAAGTCACCGTCAAGCTGACCGACCGCCGCGAGTTCCGCGCCAAGGTGCTGGGCGCCGACGCCAAGACCGACATCGCGGTGCTGAAGATCGACGCCAAGAACCTGCCGGTGCTCGCACTGGGCAACACCAAGGACCTGAAGGTCGGCGAATGGGTGCTGGCCATCGGCTCGCCCTTCGGCTTCGAGAACACGGTGACGGCCGGCGTGGTGAGCGCCAAGGGCCGCTCGCTGCCCGACGACAGCTACGTGCCGTTCATCCAGACCGACGTGGCGGTGAACCCCGGCAACTCCGGCGGCCCGCTGCTCAACACGCGCGGCGAGGTGGTCGGCATCAACTCGCAGATATACAGCCGCAGCGGCGGCTACCAGGGCCTGTCGTTCGCCATTCCCATCGACGTGGCGATCCAGGTGAAGGACCAGATCGTCGCGACCGGCAAGGCCACGCACGGCCGGCTCGGCGTGGCGGTGCAGGAAGTGAACCAGGCCTTTGCCGATTCGTTCAAGCTCGACAAGCCCGAAGGCGCGCTGGTCTCGAACATCGAGAAGGGCGGCCCCGGCGACAAGGCCGGCCTGAAGGCCGGCGACGTGATCCGCAAGGTCAACGGCCAGCCGATCATTTCCTCGGGCGACCTGCCCGCGGTGATCGGCCAGCAGGCCCCGGGCAAGCAGGTCACGCTCGAGGTGTGGCGCCAGGGCGAACGCCAGGAACTGCAGGCCAAGCTCGGCGACGCGAGCGACAAGCCGGCGAAGGTCGCCAAGGCCGATGCCGACGTGGGGCAGGGCAAGCTGGGGCTGGCGCTGCGTCCGCTGCAGCCGCAGGAAAAGCGCGAAGCCTCGGTCGACAACGGCCTGCTGATCGAAGACGCCGCAGGCCCCTCGGCCCTGGCGGGCGTGCAGGCGGGCGACGTGCTGCTGGCCATCAACGGCACGCCGGCGCAGAGCGTGGAGCAGGTGCGCGAGGTGGTGGCCAAGGCCACCAACAAGTCGGTGGCGCTCTTGATCCAGCGCGGCGAAGACAAGATCTTCGTGCCGGTTCGCATCGGCTGA